Proteins from one Streptomyces sp. 840.1 genomic window:
- a CDS encoding TatD family hydrolase, whose protein sequence is MRIFDPHIHMTSRTTDDYQAMYDAGVRALVEPSFWLGQPRTSPSSFFDYFDALLGWEPFRAAQYGIAHHCTLALNPKEANDPRCTPVLDALPRYLVKDSVVAVGEIGYDSMTPAEDTALAAQLQLAADHGLPALVHTPHRDKLAGLRRTIDVVRESHLAPELVVLDHLNETTVKDALDSGCWAGFSIYPDTKMDEDRMIAVLKLHGTERILVNSAADWGRSDPLKTRGVADAMLAAGFTEDDVDQVLWRNPVAFYGQSGRLHLDTPAPQALHEGNSILRGGE, encoded by the coding sequence ATGCGCATCTTCGACCCCCACATCCACATGACGTCCCGCACCACGGACGACTATCAGGCGATGTACGACGCCGGGGTCCGGGCGCTCGTCGAACCCTCCTTCTGGCTCGGCCAGCCCCGCACCTCACCGAGCAGCTTCTTCGACTACTTCGACGCCCTGCTCGGCTGGGAGCCCTTCCGCGCCGCCCAGTACGGCATCGCGCACCACTGCACACTCGCCCTCAACCCCAAAGAGGCCAACGACCCGCGCTGCACCCCGGTGCTGGACGCCCTGCCGCGCTACCTCGTCAAGGACTCCGTCGTCGCCGTCGGCGAGATCGGCTACGACTCCATGACCCCGGCCGAGGACACCGCGCTGGCCGCCCAGCTCCAGCTCGCCGCCGACCACGGGCTGCCCGCACTCGTCCACACCCCGCACCGCGACAAGCTCGCCGGTCTGCGCCGCACCATCGACGTCGTACGCGAATCACACCTCGCCCCGGAGCTGGTCGTGCTCGACCACCTCAACGAGACGACGGTGAAGGACGCCCTGGACAGCGGCTGCTGGGCCGGCTTCTCCATCTACCCCGACACCAAGATGGACGAGGACCGCATGATCGCCGTCCTCAAGCTGCACGGCACCGAGCGCATCCTCGTCAACTCCGCCGCCGACTGGGGCAGGAGCGACCCGCTGAAGACCCGCGGCGTGGCCGACGCGATGCTGGCCGCCGGCTTCACCGAGGACGACGTCGACCAGGTGCTGTGGCGCAACCCGGTCGCCTTCTACGGCCAGAGCGGCCGCCTCCACCTGGACACCCCGGCCCCGCAGGCGCTCCACGAGGGCAACTCCATCCTCCGCGGCGGGGAGTGA
- a CDS encoding sugar phosphate isomerase/epimerase, with product MTIRLGYGTNGLTDLRLDDALGLLADLGYDGVGLTLDHMHLDPMGPDLAARTRRVAARLQELGLGVTVETGARYVLDPRRKHGPSLLDPDPEARAARTGLLVRAVDVAAELGAHAVHCFSGVMPLGTDAGTGWDRLTGALAPVIDAAQRAGVPLAIEPEPGHLLSYLSDFHHLRALCGDPEPLGLTLDIGHCQCMEQASPVDCVTDAAPWLRHVQIEDMRRGVHEHLPFGEGEIDFPPVLAALDALGDSGYQGLTVVELPRHSHAGPELAEISIEFLRKHGPSSH from the coding sequence ATGACGATCCGCCTCGGCTACGGCACCAACGGACTCACCGACCTCCGCCTGGACGACGCGCTCGGCCTCCTCGCGGACCTCGGCTACGACGGCGTCGGCCTCACCCTCGACCACATGCACCTCGACCCGATGGGCCCGGACCTGGCCGCCCGCACCCGACGGGTCGCCGCCCGGCTCCAGGAGCTGGGGCTCGGCGTCACCGTGGAGACCGGGGCCCGCTACGTCCTGGACCCGCGCCGCAAGCACGGCCCGTCCCTGCTCGACCCGGACCCCGAGGCCAGGGCGGCCAGAACCGGGCTGCTCGTGCGGGCCGTGGACGTCGCCGCCGAACTCGGCGCCCACGCCGTGCACTGCTTCAGCGGGGTCATGCCCCTGGGCACCGATGCCGGGACCGGCTGGGACCGGCTGACCGGCGCGCTCGCCCCGGTCATCGACGCGGCGCAGCGGGCCGGGGTGCCGCTGGCCATCGAGCCGGAGCCCGGACATCTCCTCTCCTATCTCTCCGACTTCCACCACCTGCGCGCACTGTGCGGCGACCCGGAACCGCTCGGACTCACCCTCGACATCGGCCACTGCCAGTGCATGGAGCAGGCCTCGCCGGTCGACTGCGTGACCGACGCGGCCCCCTGGCTGCGGCACGTCCAGATCGAGGACATGCGCCGCGGCGTCCATGAACACCTGCCCTTCGGCGAGGGGGAGATCGACTTCCCGCCCGTACTCGCCGCCCTCGACGCCCTGGGCGACAGCGGATACCAGGGGCTCACCGTCGTCGAACTGCCCCGCCACTCCCACGCGGGCCCCGAACTCGCCGAAATCTCCATCGAGTTCCTCCGCAAGCACGGTCCGTCGAGCCACTAG
- a CDS encoding SCO3242 family prenyltransferase, with amino-acid sequence MTVRAWAELLRVSALFTVPGDALAGAAAVGRRPGRSTALAVGASLCLYEAGMALNDWADREEDAVDRPHRPIPSGRITPRAALTAAGALTAAGLALAARAGRPALTVATGLAATVWAYDLRLKHTPAGPAAMAAARGLDLLLGATATATASTTASVTATTTPDSATPPPARTVPAALPAAALLTAHTYAVTAVSRHEAQGGSTAAPLAALTAVAALGAATVRERPGKGERASAPARLLLTALTGAYLRTAGRPLVHAALNPSPPLTQRAVGGGIRAMIPLQAALATRAGASGTALAVMGLVPLARSLARKVSLT; translated from the coding sequence GTGACGGTACGCGCCTGGGCGGAACTGCTCAGGGTCTCCGCGCTGTTCACCGTGCCGGGCGACGCGCTGGCGGGCGCGGCAGCCGTCGGCCGCCGCCCAGGCCGCTCCACCGCCCTCGCCGTCGGCGCCTCGCTCTGTCTGTACGAGGCGGGCATGGCCCTCAACGACTGGGCCGACCGCGAAGAGGACGCCGTGGACCGCCCGCACCGGCCGATCCCCTCGGGCCGGATCACCCCCCGCGCGGCGCTCACCGCCGCCGGTGCGCTGACCGCTGCGGGCCTGGCCCTCGCCGCCCGCGCGGGCCGCCCGGCCCTTACGGTGGCCACCGGCCTCGCGGCGACGGTCTGGGCGTACGACCTGCGGTTGAAGCACACCCCGGCGGGCCCGGCGGCGATGGCGGCGGCCCGCGGCCTGGACCTCCTCCTCGGCGCGACGGCGACCGCGACGGCCAGTACGACCGCATCCGTCACCGCCACCACCACCCCCGATTCCGCGACCCCGCCCCCGGCCCGTACCGTGCCCGCCGCGCTCCCCGCCGCCGCCCTGCTGACGGCGCACACCTACGCGGTCACCGCCGTCTCGCGCCACGAGGCACAGGGCGGCTCCACCGCCGCACCCCTCGCCGCCCTCACAGCGGTCGCCGCACTCGGCGCCGCGACCGTGCGGGAGCGGCCGGGGAAGGGGGAGCGGGCGTCGGCCCCCGCCCGGCTCCTGCTCACCGCGCTCACCGGCGCCTACCTGCGCACCGCCGGCCGCCCGCTCGTGCACGCCGCGCTCAACCCGTCGCCACCGCTCACCCAGCGCGCCGTCGGCGGCGGCATCCGGGCGATGATCCCGCTCCAGGCCGCCCTCGCCACCCGGGCCGGCGCCTCCGGCACCGCGCTCGCCGTCATGGGCCTCGTCCCGCTCGCCCGCAGCCTCGCCCGGAAGGTGAGCCTCACATGA
- a CDS encoding EboA domain-containing protein: MPKTPPDAPLLTRKELDAQLGGAARAWLDEALAEAAHAAAHPDTGPTANAYAVPPWELRYAAAGRHCGLERGDSVRVLLLTGARAGLDAVTRLYEQGTAAERRAVLLALPALGLGATAVALVEDALRANDTTLIAAAVGPYAGEHLDPHNWRHAVLKCLFTGVPVDAVDQLARRARGDAELARMLGDYAAERIAANRPVPADLHHVLALTAPGAGTTGTATTGPAAPGPAAPTASTAPSEES; this comes from the coding sequence ATGCCGAAGACCCCGCCGGACGCCCCGCTGCTGACCCGTAAGGAACTCGACGCACAGCTCGGGGGCGCCGCCCGCGCCTGGCTCGACGAAGCCCTCGCCGAGGCCGCCCACGCCGCCGCCCACCCGGACACCGGACCCACCGCCAACGCCTACGCCGTCCCCCCGTGGGAACTGCGCTACGCCGCGGCCGGCCGGCACTGCGGACTCGAACGCGGCGACTCCGTACGCGTCCTGCTGCTCACCGGGGCCCGCGCCGGACTCGACGCCGTGACCCGGCTCTACGAACAGGGCACCGCCGCCGAACGGCGCGCCGTGCTGCTCGCGCTGCCCGCACTGGGCCTCGGCGCCACCGCCGTCGCCCTCGTCGAGGACGCCCTGCGTGCCAACGACACCACGCTGATCGCCGCCGCCGTCGGCCCGTACGCCGGCGAGCACCTGGACCCGCACAACTGGCGCCACGCCGTCCTCAAATGCCTCTTCACCGGCGTCCCCGTCGACGCCGTCGACCAGCTGGCCCGGCGCGCCCGGGGCGACGCGGAACTCGCCCGGATGCTGGGCGACTACGCGGCCGAGCGCATCGCCGCGAACCGCCCCGTCCCCGCCGACCTGCACCACGTACTCGCCCTCACGGCCCCCGGCGCCGGCACCACCGGCACCGCCACCACCGGCCCCGCAGCCCCCGGTCCCGCCGCCCCCACGGCCTCAACGGCCCCATCGGAGGAGTCCTGA